In a single window of the Acyrthosiphon pisum isolate AL4f chromosome X, pea_aphid_22Mar2018_4r6ur, whole genome shotgun sequence genome:
- the LOC115033279 gene encoding uncharacterized protein LOC115033279: MRYFNTCILVHYNFILFQKTKLLSSSGADLKSVIVNIMTKLFTRNVAVKISLTATSYFKRPTLQVTNNINLKNKNIYKLIIDAVMQSLKCDEEQINASIRAWLVHIKEKYDEAEQTKNRLQ; the protein is encoded by the exons ATGCGATACTTCAATACTTGTATATtggttcattataattttatattgtttcagaAAACTAAACTTTTATCATCTTCTGGTGCTGATTTAAAATCTGTGATAGTTAATATCATGACAAAATTGTTCACAAGGAACGTAGCAGTCAAAATATCGCTCACTGCAACTTCGTACTTTAAACGTCCTACACTGCAAGTCACTAATAATATCaatcttaaaaacaaaaacatatacaaactaattatag atGCCGTAATGCAATCATTAAAATGTGACGAAGAGCAGATTAATGCATCAATTCGTGCCTGGTTAGTACAcatcaaagaaaaatatgatgaaGCAGAGCAAACCAAAAATCGATTGCAGTAA
- the LOC107884012 gene encoding uncharacterized protein LOC107884012, protein MGKLEWFKYYSSISETDAKNPCNGYAKKNYPSPKKLNSPNVEKKKSSSEPASKPLKFPTPLLDSLNKKSPTDSITFNSNTIDGTKELSASNINKNVPTTSTQSSTITMDSCSKKKSDAPVSKLSKCITPSSGTAKLKPITVKTPLKDTVISESLSRGMVDDNKPASSTQITSYQKINLMPQLSMSVPPSNVFDPNNILYQKIINIENVITGMNSRVTRSLINQDKIISLIEKQNRKTLAEKLIDCKVASEFENHFTLYFPLKTLDDVIELEKLLIEKQYYKLLVSKAVYIMLIYL, encoded by the exons ATGGGTAAATTAGAATGGTTCAAATATTACAGTTCCATTAGTGAAACTGACGCTAAGAACCCGTGCAATGGATATGCCAAAAAAAACTATCCttcaccaaaaaaattaaactcgccaaatgttgaaaaaaaaaagagtagCAGTGAGCCAGCATCCAAACCTTTGAAATTTCCGACGCCTCTACTTGAttcgttgaataaaaaatcgcCAACCGATTCAATCACATTTAATAGCAATACTATCGACGGTACTAAGGAACTTTCGGCCAGTAACATTAACAAAAATGTACCAACTACCTCCACTCAAAGTTCAACCATAACGATGgact cttgttcaaaaaaaaagagTGATGCTCCAGTATCCAagctttcaaaatgtattactcCTTCCTCAGGTACGGCGAAATTAAAACCAATTACCGTTAAAACTCCGCTAAAAGACACCGTAATTTCTGAAAGCTTATCACGTGGTATGGTCGATGACAATAAACCAGCTTCTTCCACTCAAATCACTTCGTATCAAA AGATCAATCTAATGCCACAGCTAAGTATGTCTGTACCACCATCAAATGTTTTCGatccaaataatattcttt atcaaaaaattatcaatattgaaAACGTCATTACGGGTATGAATTCAAGAGTTACAAGATCATTGATTAATCAAGACAAAATTATCAGtttaatagaaaaacaaaaccGAAAAACTTTAGCAGAAAAGTTGATAGACTGCAAGGTGGCGTCAGAATTTGAAAACCATTTTACTTTATACTTTCCTCTAAAGACATTGGATGATGTAATTGAATTGGAAaagttattaattgaaaaacaatactATAAGCTTTTAGTAAGTAaagctgtatatattatgttaatatatttataa